From the Ferroacidibacillus organovorans genome, the window TTTGGAGTTTCACTTGATCCGACGCGGGAAGTTGCCATCTTGTTTGGGGGAAAAGCGGGTCTCGTTGAAGTGAGCCAGTGTATCCTAAACGATGGGGATCTGGCGCTAGTTCCGGACCCTGGCTACCCTGATTATCAATCGGGCATTGCGCTTGCCGGCGCTCAGATGGAGTTCATGCCATTGCTTTTGGAAAATGATTTTTTGCCTGACTATCGATGCATCGATGAGGACGTTGCGCGAAGAGCGAAACTGATGTTTCTAAACTACCCTAACAATCCGACGGCGGCGACTGCGACGGGTGCTTTCTTTGAAGAAACGGTTCAATTTGCGCGGCGAAGCGATACGGTGGTGGTGCATGATTTTGCGTACGGCGCCATCGGATTTGAAGAAAAGCCTGTCAGTTTTCTGGCGACAAAAGGTGCAAAGGACGTCGGGATCGAAATCTATACGCTCTCCAAAACATTCAACATGGCAGGCTGGCGCGTGGGTTTTGCCTTGGGGCGCGAAGACGTGATCGAGAGTCTCAATCTATATCAGGATCACGCGTATGTCTCTCTTTTCGGCGCCGTGCAGCAGGCGGCGACGGCTGCGCTGCGTAGCTCGCAGGTTCCGGTGCAGGAACTCGTCGATCTCTATCGAAAGAGGCGCGATACTTTTTTACAGGCGCTCGTTGATCAAAGCGTGCCGATTGTGCAGTCGAAAGGTTCGTTTTTTGTTTGGCTCCCCACGCCCGAGGGCGTATCGTCTGAATCATTTGCTGATCAACTTCTTTACGATGAGCATGTCGTCGTGGCTCCAGGCAAAGGTTTTGGTCCTCACGGAGAAGGGTATGTCCGCATTGGGCTTTTGACAGATGAAACGCGTCTTAGCGCTGCGGCGAAGAGAATTGCGCGCGCGTATCACCGGACGGCAAGTCTTCGACAATGAAACGCGCAAAGACGCAGATATGTGCGTCTGATTGCGCGGCAACGAATCCCTGGTCTGTGGTGCGGATCAATGTCTATCACGGATGTTCATATCCCTCTCCCAACTGTGTAGGACGACGAAAGCGATCCGCGAGTTGAATGAGCCATAGACGGTGATACGGCTCAGTATAGAGGACAGGTTCCACGCGCCGATCAGGGCCTGGCTCAATTTTGTACTGCCAGATCGTTGTGCGGGTGGTTGCTCTCTCGTTCATGCGGACACCCATGTGTATGGAGTCGCGATAGCCATTTTTATAAGAGATGAGATTCAACTGTCCGTGAAGCTCATTCACGAGAAAGCGAAAGCGTGCGCTGCGCAAAACGGGCGCTTTGATCCACGGTGTCAAACCATCTTTTCCTGTGCGGAAGCGTTGCTCTGTTTCAATGACCACAACTTCAGCGTCCGAAAGGGGTTTGAGTGTCCGTCCGTCGATCACTTTTACGCGAAGATCGCCGTATTTTTGTCCCGGCACGACTGGATCGTAGCCGGATGTTCCACGTGGTGGATCAGGTTTTGGCGCGGGCTGCGCTGGGACTGGTTTTTGTGCAGCTTGATTTGTTTCTGGGACATGTGGAGATGTTTGCGCTAAAGTGTCTGGCGTCGGTACAAGCGAAAGTGAAAAGAGGGCAAAAGCAGTGCATAGCGACATAGCCATGTGTCTTCCTTGCAGGCTCACCAGTCTCATCCTTTCCCAACGCCGGGGATCGAAACGAG encodes:
- a CDS encoding pyridoxal phosphate-dependent aminotransferase, whose amino-acid sequence is MTQADRMNRLPKQFFATLTRKVAELQKNAPDLINLGQGNPDQPTPPHIVDALCAAAQNPVNHRYGSFRGERYLREAICSYYEREFGVSLDPTREVAILFGGKAGLVEVSQCILNDGDLALVPDPGYPDYQSGIALAGAQMEFMPLLLENDFLPDYRCIDEDVARRAKLMFLNYPNNPTAATATGAFFEETVQFARRSDTVVVHDFAYGAIGFEEKPVSFLATKGAKDVGIEIYTLSKTFNMAGWRVGFALGREDVIESLNLYQDHAYVSLFGAVQQAATAALRSSQVPVQELVDLYRKRRDTFLQALVDQSVPIVQSKGSFFVWLPTPEGVSSESFADQLLYDEHVVVAPGKGFGPHGEGYVRIGLLTDETRLSAAAKRIARAYHRTASLRQ